The genomic region AGCCACTGCGAAGCCAGCAGGCCCCGAGAAAGACCGCGAAGTCTAGGAGCCGCGAGGGGCCCTGTCAAGCGAGAAAAGCGCCAATCGCCGGGGAAAGAAAGGGCGGGCACGGCTTCTACCGATACCCGCCCTGGACCCTTCGACGGCCGAGGATTACTCCTCGGAAGGTGCCGCCTGAGCAGCCGGAGCGGCCTCGCCTTCCCCAGCTTCGGCCGGCGCGGAACCCAGACCGCCAGACATCGCTGCCTCGGCCGCCTCCAGGTACCGCTCCTGGTCCGACTTGCCCTTCTCTCGGCGCCGATTTTCGTGATATGCCGATCCTGTACCAGCCGGAATCAGACGACCCACGATCACGTTCTCCTTCAGGCCACGCAGGTCGTCGTGCACGCCGCGGACGGCTGCCTCGGTGAGCACGCGGGTGGTCTCCTGGAAGGAGGCTGCCGAAATGAAGGACTCGGTGGCCAGCGATGCCTTGGTGATACCCAGCAGTAGACGCTCATAGCGTGCCGGCTGCTGATCTTCGGCCAGGGCTTCGTTCGCCTCGTCGACCTTCGAACGGTCGACCTGCTCGCCGCGCAGGTAGCGGGTATCGCCGCCGTTGAGGATCTCCACCTTGCGCAGCATCTGGCGAATGATCACCTCGATGTGCTTATCAGAGATCTTCACACCCTGCAGGCGATACACGTCCTGAATCTCGCCTACGAGGTACTCGGCCAGGGCCTCGGTCCCCTGTAGACGCAGGATGTCGTGCGGATTCGGCTCGCCGTCGGCGATCTCATCACCGCGCTCCACGTGCTCACCCTCGAAGATGTGCAGATTGCGCCACTTCGGAATCAGCTCCTCGTGACGGTCGCCGTCTTCGTTGGTGATGATCAGGCGCTGCTTGCCCTTGGTCTCCTTGCCGAAGCTGACCGTGCCGCTGGCCTCGGCCAGGATGGCCGGGTCCTTCGGACGACGCGCCTCGAAGAGGTCGGCCACACGCGGTAGACCACCGGTGATGTCACGGGTCTTCGAGGTCTCCTGCGGGATGCGCGCGAGGACGTCACCGACGCGCACCTGTTCGCCCTCGGCCATGCTGATCACAGCGCCTGGCGGCAGCGGGTAGGCCACGGCGTTACCCGTGGACAGTGTGACGTCATTCCCGTCGCCATCCACCAGCTTGATCATCGGACGCAGGTCCTTACCGCTGGTGCCGCGCTGCTTCGGATCGCTCACCACCACGGACTCGATACCGGTGGTCTCGTCCGCCTGGCGGTTTACGGTGACGCCATCCACGAAGTCGATGTACTTCAAGAAGCCGTCCACCTCCGTGAGGACCGGGTGAGTGTGCGGATCCCAGCCAGCCACCTGCTGACCGGACTTCACGCCCTCGCGATCGTCCACGGAGATCACCGCACCGTAGGGCAGCTTGTAGCGCTCGCGCTCACGACCGAACTCGTCGACGATGGCGAGTTCACCGGAACGGGACACGGCCACCAGGTTCTTGTCCTGGTTGCGCACGGTCTTCACGTTGTGCAAGCGAACCTCACCGGCGTTCTTCACCTCGATGCTGCTCACCGCCGCCGCTCGAGACGCGGCACCACCGATGTGGAAGGTTCGCATGGTCAGCTGCGTGCCGGGCTCACCGATCGACTGGGCTGCGATCACGCCCACGGCCTCGCCGCGGTTGATGATGTGGCCGCGAGCCAAATCGCGCCCGTAGCACATAGAGCACACGCCATAGCGGGTCTGGCAGGTGATCGGCGAACGCACTGTAACGTGGTCGATCGCCATCTCTTCGATCCGCTGCACCAGGCGTTCATCGAGGAGCGTGCCAGCGGCGATCGCCTCGTTGTCCGTGCCCGGCTCAAAGACCGACTCAGCCAGCACGCGGCCGAGCACGCGCTCTGACAGGGGCTCGACCACGTCACCACCTTCGACCAGCGGTTCGAGGCGCACGCCTTCGGTAGTACCGCAGTCGACTTCCGTTACCACAAGGTCCTGGGCCACGTCGACGAGGCGACGGGTCAGGTAACCCGAGTTTGCGGTCTTCAACGCCGTATCCGCGAGCCCCTTACGAGCGCCGTGGGTGGAGATAAAGTACTGCAGTACGTCGAGGCCTTCGCGGAAGTTGGCCGTGATCGGCGTTTCAATGATCGAGCCGTCCGGCTTCGCCATCAGGCCGCGCATCCCGGCCAGCTGACGAATCTGTGCGGGAGAACCACGAGCACCCGAGTCTGACATCATGTAGATGGAGTTAAAGGAGGCCTGGTTGATCTTGTTGCCCTCCGAGTCCTCCACTTCCTCGCCGCCAAGCTGTTCCATCATGGCCTTCGCTACGCGCTCATTGGTGCGCGACCAGATATCCACCACCTTGTTGTAGCGCTCGCCGTTGGTAACCAGTCCCATACCATACTGGTCTTCGATCTCCTTCACCTCGGCCTCGGCCTCTTCCAGGATCGCGGCCTTCTCGGGCGGCACGACCATATCGTCCACGCCGATCGAAACACCGGCGCGGGTGGCGTAGTAGAACCCGGCGTACATCAGCTGGTCAGCGAACACTACGGTGCGCTTCAGGCCTACCTCGCGGTAGGAGGCGTTGATCGCGGCGGAGATCGCCTTCTTAGTCATCGTACGGTTGACCAGATCGAAGGACAGCTCATCCGGCAGCACCTCGAGCAGGAGCGCGCGGCCAACGGTCGTATCGACCACCTGATTCACCTGGCGCTTCTCGCCATCGACGATCTCGCTGCGCGAAATACGCAGCTTGACCTTGGCGTGCAGACTCACCGTGCGGGTGTGATAGGCGCGGGAGACTTCAGCGACATCCGCAAACACGATGCCCTCACCCTCGGCGTTTACGCGCTCGCGGGTGATGTAGTAAAGGCCGAGCACCACGTCCTGGGAAGGCACGATGATAGGATCACCATTAGCCGGCGACAGGATGTTGTTCGACGCCATCATCAGCGCGCGCGCTTCGAGCTGAGCCTCCAGCGACAGCGGCACGTGCACGGCCATCTGGTCGCCATCGAAGTCCGCGTTGAATGCGGTGCAGACGAGCGGATGCAGCTGGATCGCCTTACCCTCGATCAGCACCGGCTCGAAGGCCTGGATACCGAGACGGTGCAGCGTGGGCGCACGGTTCAGCAGTACCGGGTGCTCGCGGATCACCTCCTCGAGGATGTCCCACACCTCCGGGCCTTCGCGTTCGACCAGGCGCTTCGCTGCCTTGATGGTGGCCGCCTCGCCGCGCAGCTGCAGCTTAGAGAAGATGAAGGGCTTGAACAGTTCAAGCGCCATCTTCTTGGGCAAACCACACTGGTGCAGCTTTAGGGTTGGGCCCACCACAATTACCGAACGACCAGAATAGTCCACACGCTTGCCAAGCAGGTTCTGACGGAAGCGCCCCTGCTTACCCTTAATCATGTCGGCGAGGGACTTCAGTGGACGCTTGTTGGTACCCGTGATGGCCCGGCCGCGACGCCCGTTGTCGAGAAGTGCGTCGACCGCCTCCTGCAGCATGCGCTTCTCATTGCGCACGATAATGTCCGGCGCGTTTAACTCGAGCAGGCGGCGCAGGCGGTTGTTGCGGTTGATGACGCGGCGGTACAGATCGTTCAGATCAGAGGTCGCGAAGCGACCGCCGTCCAGCGGCACCAGCGGGCGCAGATCCGGCGGCAGCACCGGAAGCACCGTCAGCACCATCCACTCCGGAGCGTTACCGGACTCGATGAACGACTCCAGTAGCTTCAGCCGCTTCGACAGACGCTTGATCTTGGTCTCGGACGATGTGCCTGCAATCTCCTCGCGCACACGCGTGACTTCCGCATCAAGGTCCAGGGACTTAAGCAACTCAAAGACCGCCTCGGCACCCATGCGGGCATCGAACTCGTCCCCGTGCTCTTCCATCGCGTCAAGGTAGCCCTCGTCGGTCAGGAGCTGGCCGCGCTGCATGGGCGTCATGCCCGGGTCGATGACCACGAAAGCCTCGAAGTACAGGATGCGCTCGATCTCGCGCAGGGTCATATCGAGCATGAGGCCGATACGCGAAGGCAGCGACTTCAGGAACCAAATATGGGCCACCGGGCTCGCCAGCTCGATGTGCCCCATGCGCTCGCGGCGCACCTTGGATTGGGTTACTTCCACGCCGCACTTCTCGCACACGACACCGCGGTGCTTGAGGCGCTTGTACTTACCGCAAAGACACTCGTAGTCCTTCACGGGACCAAAGATCTTGGCGCAGAACAGACCATCACGCTCCGGCTTAAAGGTCCGGTAGTTGATGGTCTCCGGCTTCTTGACCTCGCCGAAGGACCAGGAGCGGATCATGTCAGGAGACGCTAGACCGATACGGATTCGATCGAAGTCCTCGACGGGCGTCTGCTGCCGAAAAAGCTTGAGAAGATCTTTCATGTAACTCTTACCTGCCCCGTTCGCTGGGCCCGCTCATGGCGGGCCACTCGTTTGCCGGGATGTTCACCGTCGTCGGTGTCGTCCCGGGGCAAAAATCAAACACGCCGCGTGACTGCGCCGTCAGTCGCTCTCCAGCTCGATATCGATGGCCAGAGAACGGATCTCCTTCACCAGCACGTTGAAGGACTCGGGCATACCCGCATCCATCGTGTGCGTACCATCGACGATGTTCTTGTACATCTTGGTGCGGCCCTGCACGTCGTCAGACTTCACCGTGAGCATTTCCTGCAGCGTGTAGGAGGCCCCGTAAGCTTCGAGAGCCCAGACCTCCATCTCGCCGAAACGCTGACCGCCGAACTGCGCCTTGCCGCCCAGCGGCTGCTGGGTAACTAGGCTGTAAGGCCCGGTAGAACGCGCGTGCATCTTGTCGTCCACCAGGTGGTTCAGCTTCAGCATGTACATGTACCCGACGGTCGTTTCGCGGTGGAAACGCTCGCCGGTGCGGCCGTCGATCAAGTTGGTCTGGCCACTGCGCGGCAAGCCCGCCAGCTCCAGCATGTTCTTGATCTCCTTCTCCGTGGCGCCGTCGAACACCGGTGTGGCCATCGGCACGCCATTGGAGAGGTTCTTCGCCAACTCGAAGATCTCCTCTTCGCCCAGCTCCTCCAGCGGGGTGCTGCGACCACCGCTCTGGTTGTAGACCTTCTCGAGGAAGCCGCGCAGCTCATCGGCCGACGACTTGGCTCGCACCATTTCCTCGATCTTCCGGCCCACACCCTTGGCCGCCCAGCCCAGGTGCGTCTCCAACACCTGACCTACGTTCATGCGCGAGGGCACGCCGAGGGGGTTTAGCACCACGTCGACGGGGGTACCGTCGTCGCTGTAGGGCATGTCCTCAACGGGCACGATGGTCGAGATCACGCCCTTGTTCCCGTGACGGCCGGCCATCTTGTCGCCCGGCTGAATACGACGTTTCACGGCCAGGTAGACCTTAACCATCTTCAACACGCCTGGCGCGAGATCATCCCCTTGGGTGATCTTCGCCTTCTTGTGATCGAAGCGTTCGTCGAACTCCTTGCGCTGCTCTTCGAGTCGCGAGGCGACGCCTTCGATCTGGCGGTTGATGTCGTCGTTGCGCGCGCGGATCTCGAACCACGACGCGTGCGGCAGATCGGCGAGGTATTCGGACGTGATCTCGCTGCCCGCCTTGAGGCCCTGCGGTCCGCCGTCGGCGACCTCACCCACGAGCATCTTTTCAACCCGCGAGAACAGATCCTCTTCCAGGATACGCAGCTGGTCGTCGAGATCCTTGCGCACCTTGGAGATTTCCGAGTGCTCGATGGAGAGGGCGCGAGCGTCCTTTTCCACGCCGTCGCGAGTGAAGACGCGCACGTCGATTACCGTGCCGTCCATCCCCGGGGGCACGCGCAGGGAGGTGTCCTTCACGTCGGAGGCCTTCTCGCCGAAGATCGCGCGCAAGAGCTTCTCCTCCGGCGTAAGCTGAGTCTCGCCCTTCGGCGTGACCTTGCCTACGAGGATGTCGCCACCGGTTACCTCGGCGCCAATGTAGGCGATACCGGACTCGTCCAACTTGCCGAGTGCCGCATCACCCACATTTGGGATATCCGAGGTGATCTCCTCCTGACCCAACTTGGTGTCGCGAGCGACGCAAGTGAGCTCCTCGATGTGGATCGTAGTGAAGCGGTCCTCGTGCACCAGACGCTCGGAGATGAGGATTGAGTCCTCGAAGTTGTAGCCATTCCAGGGCATGAATGCGACGAGCATGTTCTGGCCGAGGGCCAGTTCGCCAAGGCTCGTGGACGGACCATCGGCCAGCACGTCACCGCGGGCGATTGTGTCACCGGTGCGGACCAGGGGACGCTGGTTGATACAAGTGTTTTGGTTCGACCGCGTGTACTTGGTGAGGTTGTAGATGTCGACGCCAGGTTCACCCGGAATGGTCTCATCATCATGGGCGCGAACCACGATGCGCGATGCATCGACGGAATCGACAAAACCGCCGCGGCGAGCTACCACGGTCACCCCAGAGTCGGTAGCCACGGCGCGTTCGATGCCCGTACCTACCAGGGGCGTGTCCGCACGTAGCGTGGGCACTGCCTGTCGCTGCATGTTCGAGCCCATCAAGGCGCGGTTGGCGTCATCGTGTTCCAGGAAGGGAATCAGCGACGCCGCAACAGACACGATCTGCGACGGTGAGATGTCCATGAACTGGACGCGCTCGCGTTCGTCCGAGGACAAGGTCTTAAACTCATTCTCGTGACGGCACGCGATCAGCTCGTCGATCAGCTCGCCAGCTTCGCCGAGGGCGGCGTTGGCCTGGGCGATGATGTACTTCCCTTCTTCGATCGCCGACAGGTAGACGATCTCGTCGGTGACCTTACCTTCCATCACGCGCCGGTAGGGTGTCTCCAGGAAGCCGTACTCGTTGGTGCGCGCGTAGGTGGCGAGGGAGTTGATGAGGCCGATGTTCGGACCTTCCGGCGTCTCGATCGGACATACGCGCCCGTAGTGCGTCGGGTGCACGTCGCGAACCTCGAAGCCGGCGCGCTCACGCGTCAGACCGCCAGGGCCGAGGGCCGAGACGCGACGCTTGTGAGTGACCTCGGACAGCGGGTTGTTTTGGTCCATGAACTGGGACAGCTGGCTGGAGCCGAAGAACTCCTTTACCGCCGCCGCCACCGGCTTGGCGTTGATCATCTCCTGCGGCATCAGACCCTCCGACTCGGCCAGGGTCAGGCGCTCCTTCACAGCGCGCTCGACACGGACCAGGCCGATGCGGAAGGCGTTCTCCGCCATCTCGCCGACGCTGCGCACGCGACGGTTACCGAGGTGGTCGATGTCGTCGATGGTGCCGTTGCCGTTGCGGATGTCGATGATCGACTGCAACACGTCGAGGATGTCCGAAGTCTCCCCGAACTGCTCCACGTGCTCCTGGCAGAACGCATCGTCGCGATCCTTAAAGTACATGTAGTCGTAGAGGATGCCTGACCCGGTCACGTGGTCATGACCGACACGGCGGTTGAACTTCATCCGACCGACCGCTGAGAGATCGTAGCGCTCCGGGTTGAAGAACAGGTTGTGGAACAGGTTCTCGGCCGCCTCCTTAGTTGGCGGCTCACCCGGACGCATCATGCGGTAGATCTCCACCAGCGCTTCTAGGCGCGTAGTGGTGGAGTCGATGTCGAGCGTCAGCGAAATGTACGGCCCGCGATCGAGATCGTTTGCGTACAACGTCTCGATGCTCTCGACGCCGGCCTCCACTAGCTTGCCGACGGTCTCTTCGGTCAGCTGCTCGTTGACCTTCGCCACCAGCTCCCCTGTCTCAGGATCTGGTACGTCATGAGCGAGGACCTTGCCGGAGAGGTAGTGCCGAGGCACCTCCACGAACTCCTCCCCAGAGTCAGCGAGCTCGCGCGTGTGCTTGCGCGTGACGCGGCGGCCCTCGGGCACAATCAGCTGATCACCGATGACCAGGTCGAACTCCATGGTCTCGCCGAGCAGGCGCTCCGGCATCAGGCGCAGGCTGATCGTCTCCGCCGTGAGGCGGAACTCGTTCTTCTCAAAAAAGATGTCGAGAATTTGGTGATTGTCGTAGCCCAAGGCGCGCAGCAGCACGGTCACCGGCAGCTTGCGCCGACGGTCGATACGCGCGAAAAGAGCGTCCTTCGGATCAAACTCGAAGTCGAGCCAGGAACCGCGGTAGGGAATGACGCGCGCCGAGAACAGCAGTTTGCCCGATGAGTGCGTCTTGCCACGATCGTGGTCGAAGAATACACCCGGCGAGCGGTGCAGCTGGGAGACGATCACGCGCTCCGTGCCGTTGATGATGAAGGTGCCGTTCTCGGTCATGAGCGGCAGCTCACCGAGATACACCTCCTGCTCGCGAACGTCCTTCACCGGCTTCTCGCTGCCCGACGCTTCCTTGTCGTAGATGACAAGGCGCACGGTCACCCGCAGCGGCGCCGCGAAGGTGAGGCCGCGAAGCTGGCACTCTTTCACGTCAAAAGGAGGCTCACCCAAGCGATAGCTCACGTACTCGAGCGCAGCGTTGCCCGAGTAGGAGACGATGGGGAACACCGAATTGAAGGCCGCGTGCAGGCCGATGTCCTTACGGTTGCCGGGCTCGTGCTCGTCCTGTAGGAATTGCCTGTAGGAATCGAGCTGAATGGACAACAGGTAGGGCACCTGCAGGATTCGCGGCCGCTTGCCGAAATCCTTGCGAATGCGCTTTTTCTCGGTGAACGAATAGGCCATTCGGGGGTATCCTCGCTTAGACGCTCAAGGCGCCCATTAGCCAGCGTTAAGGTAAGCTGGCGACTACACCACTACTCACGAAAACACCGAAAGGCCGGCCGCCAATGGCGACCAGCCTTGCGGCTCCGGCTGCCGGGTTTCCCCCGGTTCAGCCGGTGCAACGTTACTTGATCTCGACCTTGGCGCCCGCTTCCTCAAGCTGCTTCTGAAGCTCCTCTGCTTCCTCTTTAGGCACGCCTTCCTTGATCGGAGCCGGTGCACCTTCCACCAGTGCCTTGGCCTCCTTCAGGCCCAGGCCGGTGATGCCGCGCACGGCCTTAATCACGGCAACCTTGTTGTCGCCGAAGCTGCTCATAACCACGTCGAACTCGGTCTTCTCTTCGGCTGCCGGTGCGTCGCCGCCAGCGCCAGGACCGGCTGCCACGGCCACCGGGGCTGCAGCGGAAACGCCGAACTTCTCTTCCATCGCAGAGATCAGGTCCACCACTTCCATGACGGTCATGTTGGAGATGGTCTCGAGGATGTCGTCCTTAGAAACTGCCATTTGTATCTACCTCAACTAAAAAACCTGGTAACCCGAATCGGTCCGGAGCGGCGCGAGCGCCTGCGTTCATCCGGACGCTTCTTTCTGGTCGCGCACCGCGGCGACCAAACGTGTGAGCTTGGCGTGCGGCTCGGCGAGGGTACGAACGAACTTGGATATCGGCGCCTGCATGACACCCAGAAGCATGGCCAGGGCCTGCTCCCGCGTCGGCAGACTGGCGAGGCGTTCGAGCTGCTCGGGGCCCATGAGCTCGCCGCCGACGGCGACCAGCTTGACCACGAACTTCTCGTTCTCCTTCTCCTTCGCGAAGTCCTTGGCCAGCCTGGCGGCGGCACCGGGATCCTCCTGGGAGAATGCCAGAATGAGCGGGCCCTTCAGACCCGGCTTCATGCACTCGAATTCGGTTCCTTCCACGGCCAGCGCGGCAAGCCGATTTTTGACCACCTTCATGTAGACGCCCGACTCACGCGCTTTCTTGCGCAAGTCGGTCATCTGCTCGACGGTCAGCCCTCGGTATTCCGCCGCGACTGCTGATAAAGCCTCAGCAGCGACCGCGTTCACCTCGCTCACCACGGCCGATTTTTGCTCTCGCGTCAAAGGCATGGTTAGCGTGTCCTCCGTTAACGGCTGCTCGAAACTGCGAACGTCGCCGGCAGGCTTCGTACGAGTTCCGATAGGGTGGCGACCTTCAACGGAGCTCCGTTTTCGGGTTCGCCGTCTGCGTAGGCATGCCGTGCGGAGCACCCTGCGGTGACGCTTGGCCGATTTAAGGTCGACCGCGCTCGCACGCGATCACACCACCTACGGTCTGGGACGACACCAGGTCGGGATACTTCGTACCCCGAGCTGGCAGTCTCACCGCCTCACGAGCAAACGCCGCGTGGCAATGTCGTTGTCGGCCGCCTACGAGAGACCGCCGATAGGGTCAATCCACTCAGATCGTCGAGGGATCGACATTGATTCCGGGACCCATTGTCGATGACAGAGTCACGCGCTTCATG from Pseudomonadota bacterium harbors:
- the rpoB gene encoding DNA-directed RNA polymerase subunit beta, with amino-acid sequence MAYSFTEKKRIRKDFGKRPRILQVPYLLSIQLDSYRQFLQDEHEPGNRKDIGLHAAFNSVFPIVSYSGNAALEYVSYRLGEPPFDVKECQLRGLTFAAPLRVTVRLVIYDKEASGSEKPVKDVREQEVYLGELPLMTENGTFIINGTERVIVSQLHRSPGVFFDHDRGKTHSSGKLLFSARVIPYRGSWLDFEFDPKDALFARIDRRRKLPVTVLLRALGYDNHQILDIFFEKNEFRLTAETISLRLMPERLLGETMEFDLVIGDQLIVPEGRRVTRKHTRELADSGEEFVEVPRHYLSGKVLAHDVPDPETGELVAKVNEQLTEETVGKLVEAGVESIETLYANDLDRGPYISLTLDIDSTTTRLEALVEIYRMMRPGEPPTKEAAENLFHNLFFNPERYDLSAVGRMKFNRRVGHDHVTGSGILYDYMYFKDRDDAFCQEHVEQFGETSDILDVLQSIIDIRNGNGTIDDIDHLGNRRVRSVGEMAENAFRIGLVRVERAVKERLTLAESEGLMPQEMINAKPVAAAVKEFFGSSQLSQFMDQNNPLSEVTHKRRVSALGPGGLTRERAGFEVRDVHPTHYGRVCPIETPEGPNIGLINSLATYARTNEYGFLETPYRRVMEGKVTDEIVYLSAIEEGKYIIAQANAALGEAGELIDELIACRHENEFKTLSSDERERVQFMDISPSQIVSVAASLIPFLEHDDANRALMGSNMQRQAVPTLRADTPLVGTGIERAVATDSGVTVVARRGGFVDSVDASRIVVRAHDDETIPGEPGVDIYNLTKYTRSNQNTCINQRPLVRTGDTIARGDVLADGPSTSLGELALGQNMLVAFMPWNGYNFEDSILISERLVHEDRFTTIHIEELTCVARDTKLGQEEITSDIPNVGDAALGKLDESGIAYIGAEVTGGDILVGKVTPKGETQLTPEEKLLRAIFGEKASDVKDTSLRVPPGMDGTVIDVRVFTRDGVEKDARALSIEHSEISKVRKDLDDQLRILEEDLFSRVEKMLVGEVADGGPQGLKAGSEITSEYLADLPHASWFEIRARNDDINRQIEGVASRLEEQRKEFDERFDHKKAKITQGDDLAPGVLKMVKVYLAVKRRIQPGDKMAGRHGNKGVISTIVPVEDMPYSDDGTPVDVVLNPLGVPSRMNVGQVLETHLGWAAKGVGRKIEEMVRAKSSADELRGFLEKVYNQSGGRSTPLEELGEEEIFELAKNLSNGVPMATPVFDGATEKEIKNMLELAGLPRSGQTNLIDGRTGERFHRETTVGYMYMLKLNHLVDDKMHARSTGPYSLVTQQPLGGKAQFGGQRFGEMEVWALEAYGASYTLQEMLTVKSDDVQGRTKMYKNIVDGTHTMDAGMPESFNVLVKEIRSLAIDIELESD
- the rplJ gene encoding 50S ribosomal protein L10 codes for the protein MPLTREQKSAVVSEVNAVAAEALSAVAAEYRGLTVEQMTDLRKKARESGVYMKVVKNRLAALAVEGTEFECMKPGLKGPLILAFSQEDPGAAARLAKDFAKEKENEKFVVKLVAVGGELMGPEQLERLASLPTREQALAMLLGVMQAPISKFVRTLAEPHAKLTRLVAAVRDQKEASG
- the rpoC gene encoding DNA-directed RNA polymerase subunit beta'; amino-acid sequence: MKDLLKLFRQQTPVEDFDRIRIGLASPDMIRSWSFGEVKKPETINYRTFKPERDGLFCAKIFGPVKDYECLCGKYKRLKHRGVVCEKCGVEVTQSKVRRERMGHIELASPVAHIWFLKSLPSRIGLMLDMTLREIERILYFEAFVVIDPGMTPMQRGQLLTDEGYLDAMEEHGDEFDARMGAEAVFELLKSLDLDAEVTRVREEIAGTSSETKIKRLSKRLKLLESFIESGNAPEWMVLTVLPVLPPDLRPLVPLDGGRFATSDLNDLYRRVINRNNRLRRLLELNAPDIIVRNEKRMLQEAVDALLDNGRRGRAITGTNKRPLKSLADMIKGKQGRFRQNLLGKRVDYSGRSVIVVGPTLKLHQCGLPKKMALELFKPFIFSKLQLRGEAATIKAAKRLVEREGPEVWDILEEVIREHPVLLNRAPTLHRLGIQAFEPVLIEGKAIQLHPLVCTAFNADFDGDQMAVHVPLSLEAQLEARALMMASNNILSPANGDPIIVPSQDVVLGLYYITRERVNAEGEGIVFADVAEVSRAYHTRTVSLHAKVKLRISRSEIVDGEKRQVNQVVDTTVGRALLLEVLPDELSFDLVNRTMTKKAISAAINASYREVGLKRTVVFADQLMYAGFYYATRAGVSIGVDDMVVPPEKAAILEEAEAEVKEIEDQYGMGLVTNGERYNKVVDIWSRTNERVAKAMMEQLGGEEVEDSEGNKINQASFNSIYMMSDSGARGSPAQIRQLAGMRGLMAKPDGSIIETPITANFREGLDVLQYFISTHGARKGLADTALKTANSGYLTRRLVDVAQDLVVTEVDCGTTEGVRLEPLVEGGDVVEPLSERVLGRVLAESVFEPGTDNEAIAAGTLLDERLVQRIEEMAIDHVTVRSPITCQTRYGVCSMCYGRDLARGHIINRGEAVGVIAAQSIGEPGTQLTMRTFHIGGAASRAAAVSSIEVKNAGEVRLHNVKTVRNQDKNLVAVSRSGELAIVDEFGRERERYKLPYGAVISVDDREGVKSGQQVAGWDPHTHPVLTEVDGFLKYIDFVDGVTVNRQADETTGIESVVVSDPKQRGTSGKDLRPMIKLVDGDGNDVTLSTGNAVAYPLPPGAVISMAEGEQVRVGDVLARIPQETSKTRDITGGLPRVADLFEARRPKDPAILAEASGTVSFGKETKGKQRLIITNEDGDRHEELIPKWRNLHIFEGEHVERGDEIADGEPNPHDILRLQGTEALAEYLVGEIQDVYRLQGVKISDKHIEVIIRQMLRKVEILNGGDTRYLRGEQVDRSKVDEANEALAEDQQPARYERLLLGITKASLATESFISAASFQETTRVLTEAAVRGVHDDLRGLKENVIVGRLIPAGTGSAYHENRRREKGKSDQERYLEAAEAAMSGGLGSAPAEAGEGEAAPAAQAAPSEE
- the rplL gene encoding 50S ribosomal protein L7/L12, which produces MAVSKDDILETISNMTVMEVVDLISAMEEKFGVSAAAPVAVAAGPGAGGDAPAAEEKTEFDVVMSSFGDNKVAVIKAVRGITGLGLKEAKALVEGAPAPIKEGVPKEEAEELQKQLEEAGAKVEIK